The nucleotide window GAACATGATATCCCTTTAGAAAAGATGGCGGCAACCCTGCCAAATACAGAATATAATCCAGAGCAGTTTCCCGGGTTAGTTATAAGAATAAAAGATCCAAAAACCTCTGCATTAATATTTAGCTCTGGAAAGGTTGTTTGTACAGGGGCAAGAACAATACCAGATGTGCATGCTTCCTTAAAGAAAATTGTAAAAGCCTTAGAAAAGATTAAAATAAAGATTAAAATAACACCAGAAATAACAATACAAAATATTGTTGCGTCTGGTTCAATAGGAATGGTATTAAATCTAAATGTATTGGCTATGAGGCTTAATAATGTGGAATATGAACCAGAACAATTTCCTGGGTTAGTTTACAAATTAATGAGCCAAGAAATAAAAGCAACTTTCTTGTTATTTAGCAACGGAAAGATTGTTTGTACAGGAACCAAATCAGAAGAAGAAGTTCATAAGGCTTTAGATAAATTAATTGTAAATCTGAAAAAAGTAAAAACCAGATAAATTAAATTTATTAAGTAGTGTGGGGGCAATTGATGAATGTAGAAGAACAAGTTAAAAGATTTCAGAATTTTCTAGAAAAGAATTATAAAGCCCAGTTAGCTGAGAAAACAAGAAAAGGCGAAAGATATCTAGAAATTGATTTTTCTCTTCTGACAAAATTTGATCCTGAAATAGCAGAATTAATTTTAGAAGACCCAGAAGATCTAATAAAAGCCTTTGAACTCGGTGTTGAACAATTTGACATCAACAAAGAAGCAAAGAGTATAAAAATCAGATTAACAAACATCCCAGAATCACAAAGAATCAATATTAATGAAATAAGGAGTAAACATTTAAACAAACTTTTCTTAATTGAAGGAGTAGTACGGCAAAAATCAGATGTACGCCCGCAAGTAACTTCAGCAAAATTCGAATGCCCCCAATGCGGAAACATAATTTCTGTTTTGCAATTAGACAGTGTATTTAAAGAGCCCACAAAATGTGGTTGTGGTAGAAAAGGGAAATTCAGATTGATTAGTAAAGAATTAGTAGATGCACAAGGCCTAACACTAGAAGAACCCCCAGAAAGCCTAGAAGGCCAAGGACAACCAAAAAGAATGAATGTTCTTCTTAAAAATGATTTAGTAAGTCCAATATCTGAAAGAAAAAGTGCTCCTGGTTCAAAAGTTAGGGTTATTGGTTCTATTAAAGAGGTGCCAATTACATCAAAAAGCGGAGGGAAATTAACAAGATTTGATTTATTGATAGAAGCGAATAATGTTGAAGCATCTGAAGAAAGTTTCTATGATTTTCAGATATCAAAAGAAGACGAAGAAGAAATAAAAGAGCTTTCTAAAGACCCCGAACTTTATAAAAAATTAGTTGATTCGATAGCCCCTTCTATATTTGGTTATGATACAATAAAAGAATCATTACTATTGCAGTTAATGGGTGGGGTTAGAAAAGTTCGAAAAGATAAAATTGTTAGTAGAGGGGATGTACATATACTTTTAGTAGGAGACCCGGGAGCTGGAAAATCTG belongs to Candidatus Woesearchaeota archaeon B3_Woes and includes:
- a CDS encoding TATA-box-binding protein, which translates into the protein MVKKKTTKSVKKTKKAPNKQKKDNKDVKKEIEIVNIVVSTSLEHDIPLEKMAATLPNTEYNPEQFPGLVIRIKDPKTSALIFSSGKVVCTGARTIPDVHASLKKIVKALEKIKIKIKITPEITIQNIVASGSIGMVLNLNVLAMRLNNVEYEPEQFPGLVYKLMSQEIKATFLLFSNGKIVCTGTKSEEEVHKALDKLIVNLKKVKTR